A window of Daphnia pulicaria isolate SC F1-1A chromosome 4, SC_F0-13Bv2, whole genome shotgun sequence genomic DNA:
CATCAAAACGACATCGTATCAACCTGGAAGATCGGatgggagaaaagaagaagtttctTGGGTTTCATCCCACCGCAGTTACTACTACCCAGTTGGGCCGAGTGGGCCGATACCGCCCTTTGAATATTTGGAAAATTTCGAGAGGCCCCCAGTGGACATCTACGATCAACAGTACGGCGCTGCAGCAGCTCCCGGATTTGGTGGCATATTGTTCggttgatttcttttgattccaaCATATTTTTGTCAaccattaattaattattttattgctgATTATGGTTTCAACAATATTCTACTTACATGGTTTTTCCCCCTATCTACATCAACATGGACAGAATAACCTTGAGAATAACATGACATGtttaaataatacaaatagtGGACTTATCGATTTCATTATTCGCCTAATATTTCATGCGCCTTATAATTTATTGCTTGCCGTTAGCTACCCCAGTATTATTCCGTTAGACAATAAATTAATTGCGCTCCAAGACAACCTCTATCAttgattcctttttaaaaactagCTAAACTGTTTCCAACACATCATGGTGAGGGGAACAGGGTATTCACCGAGATTTCGCTTatgtcatcgtcatcatcttgGAGTTTTTGTACCGCGGTATACCTGTAACAACACCCTGAAAGGCGCTGATCAAACACTTCAACCATATAATTCTGAATTAAATTACCTATGGCAATAATTCAATCCCTTAATATGTCTTTAGTAACGCAGTCGTGTCGATATAAAGTTATAAAGCCGATGTGAaggtcaataattgaatttagcaATAACAGCAAACAAAGCCACACGATTCCGATTTTGTTGTTTCCTCAAGCGGCTCCCTTTAACAAATTCATCAGAATAGTATAAATGGTATGAGCTTACAGAATCCTATATCAGAATCACCTGCCAAGAGCTCAAGACGTCTTACTCTTGTCTTTTCTCGCCAATTAAAGAGTTTTAAAGTTTTACCAgtctacaacaaccacacGATGTCTATTCGggttaaaaaaagttatttattttctatttcgaAACATAAACTGTATTAAACTGAACGCATTACAGCTCCTTGCGATTTTTCTGTTGAGCTTCATGACATTGAACGCGCTGGCCCAGAATGATCACGACGGATTCAATTCCGAAACAGTCAGCAGTGACACGTTGAACCCTTCATCTAACATCAATGGACTAGACGTCTATTCTGACTTTCTGAGTCACCCCAACTCACTCGCGTTGCCAGACAACGCCGCCCAATCCTTACGGGAGCAGCTGTTGCAGTGGTAGTGGCAAATAATCGGCGACCCTATTATACATCAAACTACTATTATCCGACTTCCGGTTGCAGCAATGGCTGCAACTGCAACGGATAAtggtaaaacatttgaaactgTTAAATACTGGACCGTCGTTATCGGGTCGCGGTTTTCTTAATCTTCTAAGGATTCGATGGGTTGAAGTGCTAACACAATTCTGAatctcttttccttctttaatccttttattatttctggaATATGTTTGCCCTCTATCAAATTTACCACCATAGTTTTCTTGTCAAATACACACCTCAATGCAAGTCTTGAGCAATTTACCTTTGAATTGTTTGTCATTCTCATTCATAAGTAAACATATTGATATTTGCCCATGTCAACACACCGTTCCTTGAGCTAAATCCGTAGTCCACTCAGCCATCAGGAAGCAGACGCAACTCATAAAAAGACTAGTCATACTGATCAACAATTCAATAAAGCTCGATGAAGCAATTGAATGAATCCTCAGAATCTTTTGTTTACTATAAGCGGCTAACAGGTTCGAGACCGGTGCTATATAATGCGGTATAAAAATCAGGACAATGCACGAGTCTTGTCACCTGTGGCGCGCCAGTTGTCACGAcgttgagcagcagcagcaccttaTAGTACTACTCTCCGAGTTCAATTATGAAGGCTTTCcgggtaaatattttaattgactattgtttaaattcttattcgtatgattgaaaggttttttttccccttgaaaCAGTTTGTTGTGATTCTTTTGGTGTGCTTCTCGGCACTTTTAAACGCGACGGTAAATGCTAAGCCAACGCCTGATGACGGAAGTTATACAGGATCAGCAAGCCTTGATGTTGAACCTTCACCTTTAATCGACGAAGTGAACGATTATTATTCTTCATTGCCCGAATTGACCCGCTCACGAAGAAACCGCGGACACGGCCATCACCACGCCGGATTCGTCGCCGGAGCAGCCACCGGAGCTGTGATCGCGAATCATAACGAACCGAACTATTATGCGCCAACCTATTACTATCCGACAACTTATTATCCATCGAATAGTTATTATGACGGGTATTATTACTACTAATTAGCCACTACTAAATATGCTGACAATCACTTTGTTATTTACAATTCTTATTTAATCTAGCTTGTGTTTGAGTTGTCAAATGTCTTATATAGAACGATATCTTTTCGAACTCATTAATACACATCAATACAGCCTAAAAAGTTTTACTTCTACATCGTTAAACTCGGTTATGCTCACTCAGTACTGTccggtattttttgttttctagatCTGTCTGAATTCGAGTATGTTCTAGCTGAGAAATAGGAGTTCATTTTTATCAGACGTCAGAATTAAACCGGTCCCTCTTGCATAAAAATTCACTCTGCATGAAGTGTTTcaagataaaacattttcgaatttgattgtttacccacagaaaaatttgtggggtacaaaacaagcctgatctgcagtcgttctacgaaacgattaaaaaacccTGACTGAGTAAAACGGAAAGAAAAACGGCAAGTGAAAATAGTCCCAGTCAACCGCATAGCACAGGAAAATTCATACCCCATATCTAACGATTTATAACCAAAGCCaccaaatagtaaaaaaataagaagaatagAGAGACATTTGCCCTACCTTTCTGCCTGtgaatacggccaggcattcACAATTGCTCCATTCGTAAAATACTAATCCACCTAGCCTCACATGGGGTACACGAGGACAAGAAAGGCGAAGAAGAGATCCGTAACTCGACCGACATCTGTAGTTTCTGTTTCTCCAATCTAATGGGATGCTGttgatctaaataaaaaatataaaatgggTTATGGACAATATTGACAGTAACAGCAAGtataaggaaaagttgaaaaatgagACCAGGGTAAGCCCTAACTGTGTTAACTGGTTATGATGGATGGCTCAGGCCTcaatctgcacaaaggaaaaggttaTACATAGAGCAaaaaaactgccatgcatcaacAGAGTGCATGCATGATAAATGCTGGTCAAGAAAACAAGAACATAATATAATACATTTCACATTTGGAACaggcttatcttttttttaaggctcccataatcattctaCTATTtgaattcttagttttatcgttttatttacctgctaaacagcatATGGAGTGTGTTTTAAGCGATTCTTAAGATACGCGACCACAGTTaacacgacgaccacattttttgTAAAACTTAATTTGTTGTgctatttcctatttttcgtgcagccacgtacgtttccaaaaaattgaatgtctgtcgtgtttctttgttttttatacaAACAGTAGGTATACcgccctttttctttataatcTTTAACTCCGTCTCTTTTTTGAAACtgctgaaaaaataaattagagcAGAAGACACCAGTCTTCTAAttattaagatatcgatagaattTTAATCGAGTCATCCCAATCCAACGAAACGATCAAAGCGATTTTCTCACCCGTGTGCCGTGCTCGACAGCTGAAGGCCAGGATCGTGATTATTTTAGTTTTGGAAGTCAAGGGAGAATAATAAcattgaaataaagaaaagaaaaataattgtgcTCGCCAAAATCAGAAAGTTTATTGCTGGTGGTTTCTCGTtggtttcaaattttgttcCTTAAGAATAGATAACAAATGCAAAACAAGTAACAATAACAGATTATCAGGGTAACGAATATTCGTGACGAATACTCAATTCGGAGAAACCAACAAGGTTGAAAGAGACGTCAACCTATTTGCGGCCGTAACCTGCGACCACAAATAAAGTGTGTAATTACATGCAGAACGTTAATTATAAGTTGgttgaattaattaatttaccgTGGTGATGATGGTGATGTCCGTGTCCGTGTCCACCGTAGCCACCGTATCCCCCACCGTAGCCTCCATAGCCTCCGTAGTTTCCGTAGCCACCATTTCCGTATCCGCCATATCCGCCATATCCGCCGTATCCGCCATAACCTCCATAtcctaaatcaataaaaatttatatttataataattaaataaatgaaatgagGATAATTTAGGGAATCACTATACATGACTAAGCATTAAATGGAGTCAGTAAACATTTACCCTGGCTATGATGTTCAGCAGTCGCCAAGTCGTCGACGCCCTGATCCTCTGCACTACTTTCCACTGCAACTATTTCATCTCCAGGAAAGGGCATGCTAAGAACGCAGTGAACCACCATAAGGCAGACCAAGAGTAACTAGAAAAAGACATAAGAGTGTTAATAAGTTATACatgataaaagaaataatatattACTTGAGCTGCAACTAAAAAAGTTTAGTGCAAATTGTTACCTTGTAGCTGAACATTTTCGCTGCTGTAGGAGAGTTGGATCGTTGTTTGCTTCTCGATTGAGAGTGTTTTAGTCATTGCTAGCACCTGGCTTATATACCATACCAGTCTGTCAGTCTGAAAGAACTGGGAGGACATTCTTTGTCTGTCACGCGTGCATTTGTTATTGTTatggattattattttttgccaTGGAGGAATGAACTCACCTTTGCTGGAAGGTTCGTTCCCTGTGTGAGTACGAGTACTTGCTCATGGTTTTCCCCCATAGAACCAGCCAAAACCAGTTTTATAATACCGGTTTAATGATCGTTTGTGTGTGAAGGGACTTCCCTCACACCCGGCCTCGAGCAAGAACTGACATCAATTTAGATCGTCGTCCCGGAACCGCCCGCAACTTTTATTACAATTCAGTTTTATTTAAATCTAACATTAAGTAGTTCACGCCATCGAGGCGCTTGAAAGACGAGTGTCACGAATTTGTGTTGATCCCTCCCCCCCTCATTGACTAATATGAaattgcaaaatatttttttttttgctttgtcACTATAAGCTTGAGTAAGACGGAAAATTCGATTATTATTTCGGAACAAAATTATTATATGGCAATGAACGAGCCATGGGCGCAATAGTTTCGTTCGTGCATCCAATTTTCATGCTGTTTCGAGCGTTATTCAGTTAAAAATTGCCCTTGTTCGATAGCCAAGCCGAAATTGGACATCACAATTATTTACAGCGCCCTTCGTTTCATTCCGATGATCAGCGACGTTTTTTCTTTGCCGCCCCAAATGAAGTCACTGTTCTCGACACCGCAGAGTCATTTTCAAAGCAGTAAAAACCGAATCTAATTTTTGTGAATCGAAGTGTTACGCAATGACCACAATGGCAACTAGAGAACTTAGATTCAAATAGCGAAtgctaaaaaattttacatacGTTTTTGTATGACACAAGCAGATGCAATAAAGAAATtgtgaattttaaattgacaATTTTCTAATCTATCGCAGATATTTCTTTGTAATAATCAAGTTTTATTCATCTTAGTTTTATTATATTGGATTGCGGTATTATCAATTGAAatctttcttgaatttttatttgattgaattctGACACAAGAGCTGCGCTATAACTTCGATTTATTGTCAATAGATAAAGAGGAGATAACAAAATAACAATATAATGGTTGGAATAATTCATGGCGAGCTGTCGGTCAATTGTTGATCAAATATTAAAGAGTGGGAATGCTGCTTAGTAATCATAATAATCtgtacaaaaataaataaattataaaaaataattagaaatcaataaattattattttatcgatCGACAATTTTTATTACCGATATGACCattgtgatgatgatggtgaccGTGATGATGGTGACCGTGCCCGTACCCACCGTACCCACCATATCCACCATATCCACCATATCCACCATATCCCCCATATCCTCCATATCCTCCATATCCTAAAAAACGTTGAATTAATTGATAATTTTAATTAGTGGTCATGAGTTGAGATTTAAATCTTTTGGAATAAATTAATTCTGCACTATCATGacgttaatttaaattttcaccaTGGCTGTGATGTTCCGCAGCCACCAGATCATCGGTGCCTTGAGCA
This region includes:
- the LOC124338497 gene encoding uncharacterized protein LOC124338497; this encodes MKAFRFVVILLVCFSALLNATVNAKPTPDDGSYTGSASLDVEPSPLIDEVNDYYSSLPELTRSRRNRGHGHHHAGFVAGAATGAVIANHNEPNYYAPTYYYPTTYYPSNSYYDGYYYY
- the LOC124337848 gene encoding keratin-associated protein 19-2-like, with the protein product MFSYKLLLVCLMVVHCVLSMPFPGDEIVAVESSAEDQGVDDLATAEHHSQGYGGYGGYGGYGGYGGYGNGGYGNYGGYGGYGGGYGGYGGHGHGHHHHHHGYGRK
- the LOC124337849 gene encoding spore coat protein YeeK-like, producing the protein MFSFKLLLVCIMVLVHCALSMPTVVGEQLIPVEVYSDAQGTDDLVAAEHHSHGYGGYGGYGGYGGYGGYGGYGGYGGYGHGHHHHGHHHHHNGHIDYYDY
- the LOC124338499 gene encoding uncharacterized protein LOC124338499; amino-acid sequence: MSHSWLYFCLATVMVVSVVDGTFFYLIPNRSLPQQFYSKDTGFIKTTSYQPGRSDGRKEEVSWVSSHRSYYYPVGPSGPIPPFEYLENFERPPVDIYDQQYGAAAAPGFGGILFG